Proteins found in one Parasteatoda tepidariorum isolate YZ-2023 chromosome 7, CAS_Ptep_4.0, whole genome shotgun sequence genomic segment:
- the LOC107450627 gene encoding protein big brother: MLPFEKTYGFDVLPGILFGMPRVVGDQKTKFESDELFKKLSRESEVRYTGYRDRPMDERRIKFKTSCKEGYTEIAFISTGINLQLLFGSCNNGCQNKCEFDFSKGKVNLRSSFIMNGVCVRWRGYLDLERLDGVGCLEFDEELAEIENARLQQQIETYNKRMQDLEEKQRAFMPPRLKRQKNEVVGREASPGTISN; encoded by the exons atgttaCCGTTCGAGAAAACATACGGTTTCGACGTTTTGCCTGGGATTTTGTTTGGCATGCCGAGGGTGGTCGGGgatcaaaaaactaaatttgaatcCGATGAATTATTCAAGAAGCTTAGTAGAGAAAGTGAG gTCCGATACACAGGTTACAGAGACAGACCTATGGatgaaagaagaataaaatttaaaacatcgtGTAAAGAAGGCTACACAgaaatt GCTTTCATCAGTACTGGAATAAATTTACAACTTTTGTTTGGGTCGTGCAATAACGGATGTCAGAATAAGTGtgaatttgatttctcaaagggaaaa GTGAATTTGAGAAGTAGTTTTATCATGAACGGTGTTTGCGTACGTTGGCGAGGTTATTTGGATCTAGAAAGACTGGACGGCGTTGGCTGCCTAGAGTTTGATGAAGAATTAGCTGAG ATTGAAAACGCACGTCTTCAACAGCAAATCGAAACGTATAACAAAAGAATGCAAGATCTGGAAGAAAAACAAAGAGCCTTCATGCCACCTAGATTAAAACGACAAAAAAATGAG